Proteins co-encoded in one Candidatus Poribacteria bacterium genomic window:
- a CDS encoding 4Fe-4S binding protein — protein sequence MAYYITDECIGCMACLTNCPVDAITGDRNMLHIIAPDVCIDCTACGMVCPVEAIRDQFGEVCKFIRRPTHRPIAVIYEELCSGCDFCVHICPWECLELKDPDTGEHAESFFGICELVKPKECVGCKLCEEVCIKDAIRIESPVLVELAEAAEAAD from the coding sequence ATGGCATACTATATCACCGACGAATGTATTGGGTGTATGGCGTGTTTGACGAATTGTCCCGTTGATGCGATTACAGGGGACAGGAACATGCTGCACATCATCGCCCCAGACGTATGCATCGATTGCACTGCATGCGGGATGGTCTGTCCCGTCGAAGCAATTCGCGATCAGTTTGGCGAGGTGTGTAAATTCATCCGCCGCCCGACACACCGTCCTATTGCCGTTATCTACGAAGAACTCTGCTCTGGATGCGATTTCTGCGTCCATATCTGCCCTTGGGAGTGTCTCGAACTTAAGGATCCGGACACCGGCGAACACGCCGAAAGTTTCTTCGGTATCTGCGAACTTGTTAAACCGAAAGAATGTGTCGGTTGCAAGTTATGCGAAGAAGTCTGCATCAAGGATGCCATCCGCATTGAATCCCCTGTTCTTGTAGAACTCGCTGAAGCAGCCGAAGCAGCGGATTAA
- a CDS encoding SDR family NAD(P)-dependent oxidoreductase, translating to MDLGLKDKIVVVTGASRGIGRAIAHGFAEEGARLSICGRTEDTLQGVTDELTTKGAAVFAKLADVTDTEQVEAFIAETVETYGRIDVVVNNVGGSRWTPLEEISDTEWHEILDLNLVSAARVNRLAIPEMKKQGGGVILMITSIYGREGGGHITYNAAKAAEISMTKSLAKELAPDSIRVNSVAPGSILFPGGGWARRIAADPEAMEAFVKSDMPLGRFGKPEEIANVVVFLASERASLVTGACVNVDGCQTHSNI from the coding sequence ATGGATTTAGGACTAAAGGATAAAATAGTCGTTGTGACAGGCGCGAGCCGCGGTATCGGACGCGCCATCGCACACGGATTCGCTGAAGAAGGCGCGCGACTTAGCATCTGCGGCAGAACCGAAGATACACTCCAAGGCGTAACAGACGAACTCACGACAAAAGGCGCGGCGGTTTTCGCCAAGCTCGCAGATGTTACGGACACCGAACAAGTTGAAGCATTTATAGCGGAAACAGTCGAAACCTACGGCAGAATTGATGTTGTTGTAAACAATGTCGGGGGCAGCCGATGGACCCCTCTCGAAGAGATTTCGGATACCGAGTGGCACGAAATCCTTGATCTGAATTTAGTTTCTGCGGCGCGCGTTAACCGGCTCGCGATCCCTGAAATGAAAAAACAGGGTGGCGGTGTGATTCTGATGATAACGTCTATCTACGGCAGGGAAGGCGGTGGACACATTACATATAACGCCGCGAAAGCCGCCGAAATCAGTATGACAAAATCTTTAGCGAAGGAACTCGCGCCGGACAGTATCCGCGTAAATAGCGTCGCTCCCGGTTCAATCCTGTTCCCCGGTGGCGGTTGGGCGCGTCGGATAGCAGCAGATCCAGAGGCGATGGAAGCCTTTGTGAAAAGCGATATGCCCCTCGGCAGATTCGGGAAACCGGAGGAAATCGCGAACGTTGTCGTTTTTCTCGCATCCGAACGCGCAAGCCTTGTAACGGGTGCTTGTGTGAACGTTGATGGATGCCAGACCCATTCAAATATTTGA